The genomic interval GAGGGCCGCGGCGATGGTCAGCGTCGTATTCGCCCATGCGGGCAGGTCGATGGGCGAGACGAACGGCGGCCAGCGATTCGTCCACAGCGGCAGGTGGGTGACCACCTCGAGCAGCTGCGGAGCGTCGCCGTCGAGGCATCCGGAAGGTCGATCGCAAATCGCGTGCGCTCGAACGAGAGGGATGGGCGGAACGGTGGCAACGGTGAATCGGGCTGGTGAACGGGTGCCGACCACGCACCCGAATCGCCGTCGAGGTCTTCGAGGCCGTGCAGGTCCTCGCCCGTCGGGCCGAACCCGGAGTCGTACCAGCCCTTCATGTCTAGCCCTGTGCCGAACCGCAATAGGAAGAAGGACCGTCTCGGGATGTTTCTAGCATCATCATGCTAGAGAATTTAGCATGATGATGCTAAAGATCGCTATCATATGGTCATGCCCAAACGAATCGACCCGGATGTCCGCCGAGAGCAGATCGCCGACGCCGTGATCGACGAAGTCGTCGCGCATGGGCTGCGTTCGGTGACCCTCGCCCGCATCGCCGCTCGCACCGGCTTGACCATCGGGAGCATCCGCCACTACTTCGGCGACACCATCCGCGAGGTCATGCGCTTCACGCTGAGCGTGCTCATGCAGCGCGCCGCGCGGCGCGCGACGACGATGTCCGACGATCCGGTGGCCCGGCTCATCGATGTCATCGCCTTCGTCGCGCCGACCAGCGATACGGAGCGCCGGGAGAACATCGCCCTCGTCGAATACCGCGTCATGGCGCGCACGGACCCGGAGATGGCGGCCGACATCGCCGCACTCTCGCTCCAGGGCGCAGAAGTGATCCGCTCGCTGCTGCGCGACGCGCTGGCCGACCGCGTGATCGACGAGGAGGCGCTGCGCCGCGAAGCGCTACTGCTGTTGACCCTGGTCGAAGGCTTCTCGTGCAGTGCGGCGCTGTTGTCCACCCCACTGCACGAGACAGACGTCCGTGCCGTCGTGGCGGCGACCATGCACCGTCTGCGCGACGCCTACCCACCCGTCGAAGAAGCCGCCGCGGACGCGGCGACCCCGCCGCAGGAGGGCCCGTGTTCGGTTGCGGCTCCGGGGTGACACTGGTGTGATCTGATAATGCTGTCAAACCTGTTGGCGTTCACCGCCATAGCGATCGTGCTGGTCGCGATTCCCGGACCGGCGGTGGTGTTGACGTTGAAGAATGCCCTATTGCGGGGGCGGGCCGCCGCGCTCGCAATAGCGTTCGGAGTGTTGGTGGCAGATCTGGTGTGGGCCATGGCCACCGCCGCCGGACTGACGGCTCTGCTGGTGTCTTCTCAGCTCGCCTTCGATATCGTGCGAATAGTCGGAGCTCTGTACCTGCTGTATCTCGGTGTGCGGCTGGCACTGTCGCGAGACCTCTCCGTTCTCGATTCCGCCGTGCCCGCGAGTCCGTCGAGCGATCGTCGAGGCACCCTGCTGCGAAGCTTCCGCGAGGGGCTGCTGTGTGACCTGTCGAATCCGAAGACCATGATCGTCTTCGCCAGCGTCATCCCGCAATTCCTCGGCAGCGCAAGCCATCCCGGCGAAGCATTCGTGCTCGGCGTGGCCTTCGCGGTCCTGGGGATGTGCTCATTGCTGGTGTACGCGATGGTGTTCGGGACCGCTCGGCGCGCAGTGCGGAACACCCGGATTGTCCGGGCGCTCCTGCGCGGGAGCGGAGCTGTGCTGGGACTGTTCGGTGTCGCTCTGCTCGCCGAGACCTCTGCGGCGTAGCTCTCAGCCGATCACATCCGCTGCCGAGGGAGCGAGGCCGATCCAGCAGCGGCCATGAATGTCCTCCGCGAGCACGGGAGTTCCGCGGCACAGCCGCCGCTCGTCCTGGGTTACCTCGGTGGATCGCCGTCGACCAGGGCGGCGAGTTCTTTCGCCCGGGGGGCGTAGGCGAGCGCGGAGCGCGGGTGGTCGAAGGTCATCACCGGGCGGGTTCGGGGGTTGTGCGGTTCCCAGCCCGGGTCGCCGGATTGGGCGAAGGCGACCCAAGCGGCGTGCATAGTGTCGGCGAGTTGCTGGGGTGCGCCGGGTCCGGTGAGGGGTGCGGCGCCGGCGAGGGTGTCGAAGACGAAGGGGATTTCGAGGGCGTGCATGGCGCCCAGGTCGCGGTCGGTGCGGCGCCAGCCGAATTCGTAGACGTGGACCGGTGCGCCGGTGGCGGACTGGGCGTCGGCGAGTTCCATGGTGGGTGCGCGGAAGGCGTGGTCGGTGAGGATGGCGGCGAGCAGGTCGCCCGGTGCGGCCTCGGGGCGGTCGGCCGCGTAGATTTCCCCAAGGGCGGGGTCGAGACCGTAGCGGGTGAGCATGACCGGTAGCGCTTCCGCGTTCACCAGCGCCGCTATCCCGGTGGGTACCAGGAACAGCCGGAACTCCTCGGCGGTGTAGCCGAGCAGCAGCGGTACATTCGCCGCCGCGCCCGCGGCCACAGATTCGAGCACGTCGCCGGTGAGCACCTCGCCGTCGAGGACCGGGAACAGGCACGTGATGCCGAGGCCGCTCGACACGATCGACGGTCCCCAGCGCTTCGGGTCGGGATCGGCCAGGTACTGGGCGCTCAGGGTCTCCTGCGCGGCCAGCAGCGCGGCGGGTTCGACGTCGGCGAACGCCTCGGCCGTGGCCGGAATGCCAAGCACGGCAGCCAATTCCGCACCGACGAGTCGACCGTCCGCGGCGGTGGCGGCCATTCGCGCGGTGCCGCTCTGCACGATGGCTTTCGCGAACAGTCCCCGAGCGGGTGGCGCGGCGAGCAGGGCCGCCACGCTGATGCCGCCGGCCGATTCACCGAAGACGGTCACGTTGGCGGGGTCGCCGCCGAAAGCCTCGATGTTGTCGCGCACCCATTCCAGGGCGTAGATCTGGTCGCGGAGACCACGATTGGCGGGCGCGCCGTCGAGGACGGCGAAGCCGGAGACGCCGAGCCGATAGTTCACCGACACCAGCACCACACCGTCCCGGGCGAAGGCCGCACCGTCATAGGCCGTGCGCGAGTTCGCGCCGCGGGTGAACGCGCCGCCGTGAATCCACACCATCACCGGCAGCCCCCGTGCGTCCGTATCCGGTGTCCACACATTGACATTCAGGTATTCCGCGCCCGGAATGTGGTCACTGCCCAAGATCTCGGCGATGGCGGGCGGATACGGCGACTGCATGCAGGTCGCGCCGAATTCGACCGCCGGGCGGATGCCGTCCCAGGCTGCCGGTGGCGCGGGGGGCGCGAACCGCGCCGCTCCCACCGGTGCGGCGGCGTAGGGAATACCGAGAAATACGCTGACGCCGTTGACGATTCGTCCGCTCACGCGTCCGCCGGTGACTGCGACTATGGGGTCCATGGTTCTCCAATCGAGTTCGCGGTCACCGTATCGCGGGTGCGTGCGCGTGCGGGCGAGTTTCCGGAACCGTCCGGTCTCGCACCTGGAGGCTGCCAGGACCGAGGGCCAGCTCACCGAAGCCGACGCCGACGTCACCGGGAATCGGCGGTAGCCGGAATAAGCAGCTGCGGGCGGCTGCATCCTGGGTAAGGGGCGGGGCCTATGCCGGCCGTCGCGCAGTCATGGAACCACTGTCATTGCCGGGCCACGTAGCATCATTCGGTGTCAGCTTTGCCGCCCCCCAAATCATCTCGGGATCATGGACAGACGGATGGGCCGGTGCGGCGTTCGCGCGGCCGGGGGCAGGTGATCGTGGATTGTGCGGTTTACGTAGACGGATTCCGGCTGCCGGGTCTGTTCACTCCCGTCGACGCGCTGACGGAAGTCCGTTCGCGGGGAACGGGTTTCGTGTGGGTAGGGCTGCACGACCCCGATGAGAAGCAAATGACCGAGATCGCGAGCACCTTCGGTTTACACGCGCTGGCGGCCGAGGACGCGGTCAAAGCGAACCAGCGACCGAAACTGGAACGATACGACGACACCATGGTGTTGGTGATGCGCACCGTCGCCTATGTCGAGCATGAACTGCACAGCGTCAGCGAGATCGTGGAGACTGGCGAAATCCTGCTGTTCGCCGCCTCGGAGTTCATTGTCGCGGTGCGGCACGGCGAACACTCCGGATTGGCCGGCGTCCGCCAGGAGCTCGAGGCCGATCCCGATCGGCTACGCCTCGGTCCGGGCGCGGTGCTGCACGGGATCGCCGACTATGTGGTCGATTCTTACCTGGCAGTCAGCGAGTTGGTAGAACTCGACATCGATGCGATGGAGGAGGAGATCTTCACGCCAGGGCGTTTCGTGGCCATCGCCTCGATCTATCAACTCAAGCGCGAGATAGTCGAACTGCGCCGCGCGGTCGCTCCGCTGGCCGTCCCATTGCAGTCGCTGGGCAAACCTGGCGTGCCCCTGCCCAAAGAGGTTCGCCGCTACATTCGCGATGTCGCCGACCACCACACCAAGGTCGCCGAGCGCATCAGCGACTTCGATGAGGCGCTGACCACCTTGGTCGGTGCCGCGTTGGCCAAGATCGCAGTCCAGCAGAACACCGATATGCGCAAGATCTCCGCACTGGTTGCCCTGGCCGCGGTGCCGACGATGATCGCCGGGATCTACGGCATGAACTTCGATCACATGCCCGAACTCCGACAACCCTGGGGTTATCCGGCGGTCCTGCTGGTGATGGTGACTATCTGCACGGGCCTGTTCCTGGCTTTCCGGCGCAATCACTGGCTGTAGCCGGCGGTTTCGCGGAGTGCGCCGCAGTTGCCGGACGGGGCCTCAAGGGTGCACCTGGTGGCCGCGCTCGGCGACCACGCGGACTGCTTCGGCGATGGTGGGGAAGTCCTTGCGAAGGATGTTGCCGTGATTGCTGGGCACTTTCGCGTGGATTTCGATATTCGGGTTTCGTTCGACGACCTTGTGCAGGCTGGCGCGGATGAGTTCTTGCTGATCACCTTTGCTGCCCAGGGAGGACCCTGAGGCGTTCACATACCGGGTCGGGACCGTGATGCTGTCCATCACCGGGCCGAGGACCCGTTCGCGAGCGATCTCGCCGGCCTCGATGTTGCTGTCGGCCATCTGGTCGGCGGTCATCCGCGCGCCTAGACCGATCGTGCGCATCAGCGGCATCAACCAGCCCAACCGGCGCCACAATTTCCGCATCCTCTCGATATCGACCTCATCGATCCAGTCGTGCGGTTGCGCGCCCTCGACCAGCACCGCGCCGATCGTCCGATCAGGGTTGCGGGCGGCCCAGTGCGCCGCGACGAATGCGCCATAGGACCAGCCGACTACCAGCGCACGGTCCACGCCTCGGGCCGCGAGCACGGCGTCGACATCGGTGACGTTGGTTTCGAACGAGTAGTCCGCCGAAGTCTCCGACTTCCCACGGGCTCGCATGTCGTAGGTGAGGTGGCGCCATTGCGGCCCCAGTTCGGTGATGACATGCCGCCAGTACTTCTGAGTGGCGACGTGGCCGTTGACATAGAGAACCGGGATGCCGGAACCACCGGTATCGGTGACGGCCAGGGCCGTGTCACCGACCGGGACCATGCCGGTCCATGTCGAGTCAGTGGGGGAAACGCTGTTGTTCCGCATCGGTTTTCTCCTAGTGGCGGTGGTTCGGGGCTCTTTCCTGACAGTGGAAAAGCTACGTAGCTTTCCTGGACTAGGCAACATAAATCCTTGTGAGCGAACGCCGTTCATGCAGCTAGATGGAAAGATATTGTTGCGCTGGGTTTAAAGTTAACGCAACGATGCGCTGGTGGATCGTTGCGATGTCCTGCACCTGGGCGCTACAGTCGGCACGTAGGGAACCCGAGCGGAATTGCCGAGGAGAATCGCATGTCCGGAGGCAGGCTCAGCCAGTCCGAACGCAAGCAGATCGCGTTGGGGTTGGCCGAAAACCTTCCTTACGCGGCAATCGCACGGCGCTTGGGCCGCCCCACCTCGACGATTACCCGCGAGGTGATGCGCAACGGCGGGCCCACGGGCTACCGCGCCGACCTCGCTCAACGTGCCACCGGACGCCGCGCGCACCGGCGCGCGCAGCCCGCGCCGCGAGGGCAGCGAGCGCCGGTGCCAAGCGGCGGGCGTGATGCCGAGGCGATACGCCAGTACGAGGAGACCTTCACCGCCATGCTCATGCATCAGGGCATGCCCAAAACGACGGCCCGGGTGTTGACCTGCCTTTTCACCGCGGACGCGGGCAGTCTCACCGCAACCGAGCTCGTGCACCGCCTCCAGATCAGCCCGCCCTCGGTCTCCAAGGCGATCAAGTCCCTCGAAAATGAGGGATTGGTCCGCCGGGAATCCGATACGCGCCGCCGCGTTCGCTACATCGTCGACGACAATGTCTGGTACCAGTCGACGATCGAGGCAGCCCGGGGCATGGCCGAGGTCGCCGCGATCAGCCGGCAAGGCGTCGACATCTTCGGCCGCGGCACCGCGACCGCGATCCGGCTGGAGGGCATGGCGCGATTCAGCGAGGTCATCAGCGAGACCATCCTCCGGGCCGCAGCACAGGGGCGCGAGGTTCTCCGCACAAGAACCGAAGCAAGCTCGCAAGACGCGGAGAAGGTGATTGCCGACGAAATCGTCTGACACACATCGTGATCGACGATTGCCAGGCCTGCCCAAGCCCTGAAGCCGTGGACACGATTTCGATACTGACTTGCTGCACTGCGGCCCTCCGTGTTGTTCGCACCCGACCGCCGGCAGTCACCCTGCGGAGCCGCCGATATTCGGCAAGGCGCGCAACTGCCTAGCGCGGGATGCCGGGTCCACAGGTCACTGTGGCTGTCGGCCAGAATCGGCCGCAGCGTCGACGCGGCTCCGCGATGATCACCAGCGGCCAGTGACAACATCGCGTCGAGCAGGAACGCGAGTTGTCCGTGCAACTGATCCACCTCGGCCCGCTGCGCTTCCGTCAGCGCGCCGTCGTTCACGGTGGTCAGCAATCGCCGGCGGTGTCGGTCGCACCCGCCGCCAGTTGCGCCCGTACCGCGGTGAGACTGCGCTGCAGCCGCAACGCCGGATCCCGGTTCAGGGTGGCGGCGCGGGCCAGGAACGCCGTCGAGGCGGGGACGCCGCCGCGCGACTCCGCCCGCGCGGCGGATTGCTCCAGTTCCGCCGCGACCTCGTCATCGGGCCCGGCACTGGATAGGGCCCGATGCCACGCCCGCCGATCCGGATCGGCCTCGGGATCGACGACTTCGGCGAGCCAGCCGTGCACCGCGCGCCGCTGCTCCGGCTCGGCGGCCCGATAGACCACGGATCGGGCCAGCGGATGGCAGAAGCGCACGCGCGCACCGAATTCCGCCAATTCTCCGGAGTCCATGGCCGCGGGCAGTTCGATACCGGCGCGTTCGGCGGCCGACCACAGCAGCCCGGCATCCCCGGTCGGCTCGGCACTGGCGATCGTCAGCAGCAACCGGTTCGGTGCGGGCAGATTCGCCAACCGGGCGCGGAAACTGTGCTCGATGGCGGCGGTCACCGGATACTCGTCCGGCCGCGCGAACCCGCCCGCCAAGTCCGCGCTGCGCGGTAACTCCACCAACGCGAGGGGATTCCCGCGGGCCTCCGCAAGAATGCGCTCGCGCACACGGTCATCCAGTGACGCTCGGACCCTCGCGGTCAGGAGTCGGCGCGCTTCCTGATCGGACAGTCCGGCCGGCTCGAAGCCGGGCAGCGCAGCCGAAGTCGTTGCGCGGCCGGACAACCGGGAGCCGATGATGCACCAGCGCCGCTACAGCAGCGACCCGGAACTGACGAAGCTGGTCTCGGATCTCGGGGAATACAGCGGTAGCGCTGCCCCTGGTCGGCACGGCCGGAAATAATCGCCGAATCCCCGCCGGCCTATTGCCCGGCGGGGATGGCCGAACCTGAACTATCCATCGGGTGAATAGTTGGTATCCGTGAGACCCTGTTCCCCTTTGGGTCGGCTGCCCTGAGACTGGTGACTCGCACCACAGTCAGTCGAACCGTCGATAAGGACAGAATTGTGCCTCACCTGCTGTCTCACCTGAGTCATGTCGAAATCACCACCCCGGACATCGCCGCGTCGGCACGTTTTTATGTCGAGCAGTTCGGGATGCGGGCTATCCATGAGGTCGATGGTCGTGTGTATCTCCGTTGCTGGGGTGATTACTACAGCTACAGCCTGGTCCTCGTCGAGGGTGCCGAACCGGCGTTGCAGCGGATGGCGTGGCGGACGACCAGTGCAGAGGCGCTCGAGCAGGCCGCCGAACGTATCGAAGGCGCCGGAATCACGGGGGAGTGGACGACCGGTGCGTTCGGATTCGGCCGAGCCTACGAGTTCACGGGGCCCTACGGTCACCCGATGCGCCTGTTCTACGACGTGGAAAAGTTCACGGCGGAACCGGAATTCGAGTCCATCTACCCGGACCGGCCGGAAAAGCGTTCCGCGCATGCCGGGGCGCCTAGGTTCCTCGATCACGTCACGATCGCGGCGACCGATGTACGTGGCTTCTGCGCCTGGTATTCCGAAGCGCTGGGCTTCCGCACGATGGCTTTCACCGATCTGGAGGAAGCGCCCATCACGGTTTTCGGTGTGCTGTCGACCAACGAGAAGTCACACGATCTCGGGGTGGTTCTCGATACCTCGGACCGGGCCGGTCGGATCAACCATGTCGCGTTCTGGGTCGATACCTATCAGGAACTGCTCGTGTGCGCGGATGTGCTGATGGAGCGCGGTACCGCCATGGAGTACGGGCCTTCCATCCACGGCATCGGGGAACAGAACTTCTTGTACTTCCGCGAGCCGAGTTCCATGCGTGTCGAACTGAATTCAGGCGGATATCGCAACTACGTACCGGACTGGGAACCGCATACCTGGAAGCCGTCCGAAGGCTCGAACAACCTCTACCGCAACGGCGCCATGCCGCATTCGATGACCGAGTCCTTCCCGTTTGCCGAGGGCTTCACGGCGACGGAGGAAGGAGCGTCCGAGGAGATGAAAGCCGAGCTGCTCAATCCCTACGCGACCCCCGGCCACGGCTGACCCGGCTCGCCACATCCGGTGTCGTTGCGTAGTGAAGGAGTAACGGAGTGAAGATCGCACGTCGGCAGACCGACGATGGGCCGATCCTGGCAGTGCTCGCGGAGGGTGACCTGCTGGTCGACCTCGAACCGGAGACCGAGCTGGTGGCTCTGCTCGGTGATCGTGGCCGAGTCCACGATGTCGCCGACCGAGCCCTGGCGCGGCGGAAGACGGTGACCCGCCTGGACGAGGCGGTGCTGCTGGCACCGTTGAATCCGCCGACGTTCCGGGACTTCTCGACATTTCCGGACCATACGGCGGGAGTGGTGAAGTTGCTCGACCCGAACGCCACCGTGCCCGCGGAATTCTGGGAGATCCCGACGTTCTATTTCTCCAACCCTTATGCCATCACCGGACCGTATGCGGACGTGCCGATCGCACCGGGCTGCACGGATTTCGATTTCGAACTCGAGGTCGGCGCGGTGGTCGGCACGGTCGGCCGTGACTCGAGCGTCGAGGAGGCGGCCGAGCACATCGCCGGATATGTGGTGATCAACGACTTTTCCGCCCGAGACGTCCAGTTCCAGGAAATGCGGCTGCGTTTGGGGCCGGCGAAGGGCAAGGACACCGCGACGGCGCTCGGTCAGTTCTTCGTCACCGCCGACGAACTCGCCGACCGGGCCTCAG from Nocardia goodfellowii carries:
- a CDS encoding GbsR/MarR family transcriptional regulator, producing the protein MSGGRLSQSERKQIALGLAENLPYAAIARRLGRPTSTITREVMRNGGPTGYRADLAQRATGRRAHRRAQPAPRGQRAPVPSGGRDAEAIRQYEETFTAMLMHQGMPKTTARVLTCLFTADAGSLTATELVHRLQISPPSVSKAIKSLENEGLVRRESDTRRRVRYIVDDNVWYQSTIEAARGMAEVAAISRQGVDIFGRGTATAIRLEGMARFSEVISETILRAAAQGREVLRTRTEASSQDAEKVIADEIV
- a CDS encoding magnesium and cobalt transport protein CorA encodes the protein MRRSRGRGQVIVDCAVYVDGFRLPGLFTPVDALTEVRSRGTGFVWVGLHDPDEKQMTEIASTFGLHALAAEDAVKANQRPKLERYDDTMVLVMRTVAYVEHELHSVSEIVETGEILLFAASEFIVAVRHGEHSGLAGVRQELEADPDRLRLGPGAVLHGIADYVVDSYLAVSELVELDIDAMEEEIFTPGRFVAIASIYQLKREIVELRRAVAPLAVPLQSLGKPGVPLPKEVRRYIRDVADHHTKVAERISDFDEALTTLVGAALAKIAVQQNTDMRKISALVALAAVPTMIAGIYGMNFDHMPELRQPWGYPAVLLVMVTICTGLFLAFRRNHWL
- a CDS encoding LysE family translocator; the encoded protein is MLSNLLAFTAIAIVLVAIPGPAVVLTLKNALLRGRAAALAIAFGVLVADLVWAMATAAGLTALLVSSQLAFDIVRIVGALYLLYLGVRLALSRDLSVLDSAVPASPSSDRRGTLLRSFREGLLCDLSNPKTMIVFASVIPQFLGSASHPGEAFVLGVAFAVLGMCSLLVYAMVFGTARRAVRNTRIVRALLRGSGAVLGLFGVALLAETSAA
- a CDS encoding alpha/beta fold hydrolase codes for the protein MRNNSVSPTDSTWTGMVPVGDTALAVTDTGGSGIPVLYVNGHVATQKYWRHVITELGPQWRHLTYDMRARGKSETSADYSFETNVTDVDAVLAARGVDRALVVGWSYGAFVAAHWAARNPDRTIGAVLVEGAQPHDWIDEVDIERMRKLWRRLGWLMPLMRTIGLGARMTADQMADSNIEAGEIARERVLGPVMDSITVPTRYVNASGSSLGSKGDQQELIRASLHKVVERNPNIEIHAKVPSNHGNILRKDFPTIAEAVRVVAERGHQVHP
- a CDS encoding VOC family protein, whose product is MPHLLSHLSHVEITTPDIAASARFYVEQFGMRAIHEVDGRVYLRCWGDYYSYSLVLVEGAEPALQRMAWRTTSAEALEQAAERIEGAGITGEWTTGAFGFGRAYEFTGPYGHPMRLFYDVEKFTAEPEFESIYPDRPEKRSAHAGAPRFLDHVTIAATDVRGFCAWYSEALGFRTMAFTDLEEAPITVFGVLSTNEKSHDLGVVLDTSDRAGRINHVAFWVDTYQELLVCADVLMERGTAMEYGPSIHGIGEQNFLYFREPSSMRVELNSGGYRNYVPDWEPHTWKPSEGSNNLYRNGAMPHSMTESFPFAEGFTATEEGASEEMKAELLNPYATPGHG
- a CDS encoding carboxylesterase/lipase family protein, producing the protein MDPIVAVTGGRVSGRIVNGVSVFLGIPYAAAPVGAARFAPPAPPAAWDGIRPAVEFGATCMQSPYPPAIAEILGSDHIPGAEYLNVNVWTPDTDARGLPVMVWIHGGAFTRGANSRTAYDGAAFARDGVVLVSVNYRLGVSGFAVLDGAPANRGLRDQIYALEWVRDNIEAFGGDPANVTVFGESAGGISVAALLAAPPARGLFAKAIVQSGTARMAATAADGRLVGAELAAVLGIPATAEAFADVEPAALLAAQETLSAQYLADPDPKRWGPSIVSSGLGITCLFPVLDGEVLTGDVLESVAAGAAANVPLLLGYTAEEFRLFLVPTGIAALVNAEALPVMLTRYGLDPALGEIYAADRPEAAPGDLLAAILTDHAFRAPTMELADAQSATGAPVHVYEFGWRRTDRDLGAMHALEIPFVFDTLAGAAPLTGPGAPQQLADTMHAAWVAFAQSGDPGWEPHNPRTRPVMTFDHPRSALAYAPRAKELAALVDGDPPR
- a CDS encoding fumarylacetoacetate hydrolase family protein, producing the protein MKIARRQTDDGPILAVLAEGDLLVDLEPETELVALLGDRGRVHDVADRALARRKTVTRLDEAVLLAPLNPPTFRDFSTFPDHTAGVVKLLDPNATVPAEFWEIPTFYFSNPYAITGPYADVPIAPGCTDFDFELEVGAVVGTVGRDSSVEEAAEHIAGYVVINDFSARDVQFQEMRLRLGPAKGKDTATALGQFFVTADELADRASGPSFDLRMEVAVNGETVGVDTLDHMAWSFPALAAYASRGTEIRPGDLLGSGTCRSGCLAELWGRHGRDVRPALRPGDVVTTTVDVLGETRNRIVEAAAVRPIRAWRQA
- a CDS encoding TetR/AcrR family transcriptional regulator gives rise to the protein MPKRIDPDVRREQIADAVIDEVVAHGLRSVTLARIAARTGLTIGSIRHYFGDTIREVMRFTLSVLMQRAARRATTMSDDPVARLIDVIAFVAPTSDTERRENIALVEYRVMARTDPEMAADIAALSLQGAEVIRSLLRDALADRVIDEEALRREALLLLTLVEGFSCSAALLSTPLHETDVRAVVAATMHRLRDAYPPVEEAAADAATPPQEGPCSVAAPG